The Thermus filiformis genome contains a region encoding:
- a CDS encoding winged helix-turn-helix domain-containing protein, whose translation MDPALDPLIHQETRLRLVALLAGLGEGAEAEFGWLQGVLGLSEGNLSSHLRRLEEAGYVEVRKGYQGRRPRTWVRLTPKGRAAYEAHRQALLRLLGA comes from the coding sequence ATGGACCCGGCGCTGGACCCGCTGATCCACCAGGAGACCCGGCTCCGCCTGGTGGCCCTCCTGGCCGGGCTCGGGGAGGGGGCCGAGGCGGAGTTCGGCTGGCTCCAAGGCGTCCTCGGCCTGAGCGAGGGGAACCTCTCCAGCCACCTAAGGAGGCTCGAGGAGGCGGGGTACGTGGAGGTGCGCAAGGGCTACCAGGGGAGGCGGCCTAGGACCTGGGTCCGCCTCACCCCAAAGGGCCGGGCGGCCTACGAGGCCCACCGCCAGGCCCTCCTGCGGCTCCTCGGGGCCTGA
- a CDS encoding quinone oxidoreductase family protein, whose translation MKAIRVHAYGGPEVLRLEDLPLPEPGPNEVRVRVEYAGVNYIDTYRRRGLYPVPLPFTLGEEGAGVVDKVGEGVSAFRPGDRVAWSNVLGAYAEYQVVPASRLVPVPEGLSTRLAAALLLQGMTAHYLVEATYPLKPKQVAVVHAGAGGVGQLLIQLAKERGATVVATASTEEKRAIARARGADFALGYEGFARVVREITDGVGADVVYDGVGQATFEESLDALRLRGMLVLFGQSSGPVPPFDPQVLNRKGGLFLTRPSLHHYTASRAELLFRAGEVFRRVLEGRLEVHVGAEFPLAEAAEAHRLLEGRKTVGKVLLKV comes from the coding sequence ATGAAGGCCATCAGGGTGCACGCCTACGGGGGCCCCGAGGTCCTGCGCCTCGAGGACCTTCCCCTCCCCGAGCCGGGGCCGAACGAGGTGCGGGTCCGGGTGGAGTACGCGGGGGTGAACTACATTGACACCTACCGCCGCCGGGGGCTCTACCCCGTCCCCCTGCCCTTCACCCTGGGGGAGGAGGGGGCGGGGGTGGTGGACAAGGTGGGGGAAGGGGTCTCGGCCTTCCGGCCGGGGGACCGGGTGGCCTGGTCCAACGTCCTGGGGGCCTACGCGGAGTACCAGGTGGTGCCCGCCTCCCGGCTCGTCCCGGTGCCGGAGGGGCTTTCCACCCGCCTGGCCGCCGCCCTCCTCCTCCAGGGGATGACCGCCCACTACCTGGTGGAGGCCACCTACCCCCTGAAGCCAAAGCAGGTGGCCGTGGTCCACGCGGGGGCGGGCGGGGTGGGCCAGCTCCTGATCCAGCTGGCCAAGGAACGGGGGGCCACGGTGGTGGCCACGGCCAGCACGGAGGAGAAGCGGGCCATCGCCCGGGCCCGGGGGGCGGACTTCGCCTTAGGCTACGAGGGCTTCGCCCGGGTGGTGCGGGAGATCACGGACGGGGTGGGGGCGGACGTGGTCTACGACGGGGTCGGGCAGGCCACGTTTGAGGAGAGCCTGGACGCTTTGCGCCTCAGGGGGATGCTCGTCCTCTTCGGCCAGTCCTCCGGACCCGTTCCCCCCTTTGACCCCCAGGTCCTGAACCGCAAGGGAGGGCTGTTTCTGACCCGGCCCAGCCTCCACCACTACACGGCCTCGAGGGCGGAGCTACTCTTCCGCGCGGGCGAGGTCTTCCGCCGCGTCCTGGAGGGGCGGCTCGAGGTGCACGTGGGGGCCGAGTTTCCCCTGGCCGAGGCGGCCGAGGCCCACCGGCTCCTGGAGGGCCGGAAGACGGTGGGCAAGGTCCTTCTAAAGGTCTAG
- a CDS encoding carbohydrate kinase family protein: protein MFALVGEVLVDLVREGGEGLFLRGALGGSSLNTAAVLARMGAEVVFFGEVGSDWVADWARAALPPLEAHLQTHPAPMPLALAEPDERGNARYSFHRPFTEPFRPPVDRLGSPAWFHFGSLYAFDPRTEGGVWALLRAAHRAGSLVSLDPNLRAQPDEAFWARFRAYLPFVHLLKLSLEDARLLFPEDPFRVRALGVPLVVLTLGEEGAVAWGPKEVRIPGRKVEVVDTIGAGDTFTAALLFLLHQRGLGAQKDLAFWRGEGLEEALEGAVELSALACTVRGAGLPEEGFSAWKRRWLDL, encoded by the coding sequence ATGTTCGCGCTGGTGGGGGAGGTCCTGGTGGACCTGGTGCGGGAGGGGGGAGAGGGGCTTTTCTTGCGGGGGGCCCTGGGGGGCTCGAGCCTGAACACCGCCGCCGTCCTGGCCCGGATGGGGGCGGAGGTGGTCTTTTTCGGCGAGGTGGGGTCGGACTGGGTGGCGGACTGGGCCAGGGCCGCCCTTCCCCCGCTTGAGGCCCACCTCCAGACCCACCCCGCCCCCATGCCCCTGGCCCTGGCGGAGCCCGACGAGCGGGGAAACGCCCGCTATAGCTTCCACCGCCCCTTTACTGAGCCCTTCCGCCCCCCGGTGGACCGGCTGGGAAGCCCCGCCTGGTTCCACTTCGGCTCCCTCTACGCCTTTGACCCCCGGACGGAGGGAGGGGTCTGGGCCCTCCTGCGGGCGGCCCACCGGGCGGGGAGCCTGGTGAGCCTGGACCCCAACCTGCGCGCCCAGCCGGACGAGGCCTTCTGGGCCCGGTTCCGGGCCTACCTGCCCTTCGTCCACCTCCTGAAGCTCTCCTTGGAGGACGCCCGCCTCCTCTTTCCCGAGGACCCCTTCCGGGTGCGCGCCTTGGGTGTCCCCCTGGTGGTCCTCACCCTGGGGGAGGAGGGGGCGGTGGCCTGGGGCCCGAAGGAGGTGCGCATCCCGGGCCGGAAGGTGGAGGTGGTGGACACCATCGGGGCGGGGGATACCTTCACCGCCGCCCTGCTCTTCCTCCTCCACCAAAGGGGCCTGGGCGCTCAAAAGGACCTGGCCTTCTGGCGGGGAGAGGGGCTGGAGGAGGCCTTGGAAGGGGCGGTGGAGCTTTCCGCCCTGGCCTGCACCGTCCGGGGGGCGGGGCTTCCCGAGGAGGGGTTTTCCGCCTGGAAAAGGCGGTGGCTAGACCTTTAG
- a CDS encoding aldehyde ferredoxin oxidoreductase family protein has product MLGGYAYRLAHINLSTKEVRYEAPKEEDLRKYVGGRGLGVKYVFENGPQVEPFSPDNLLAIMNGPLSGTRAKMSGRLAVVTKSPLTGTVTDSHMGGWTAAKLKWAGFDGLLIKGASDAPVYLLVKDGEVTIHDASDLWGKTTHEVHRILRERHGEEADVMAIGPAGENLVRFANWINNDERAAGRGGTGAVAGSKKLKAIVVVGKQDQMPQPKDPELWKEADRLASAAINDPKNVTAPKKGGLSLYGTNVLMNITNVMGALPTFNAQHTCIEGAEKISGEYIREHRLIKDNTCHACPVACKKMVEVHINGKAIRFESYEYESAWALGAHAGHTDTDWTGYAIYLCNAYGMDTIETGNAIAVLMEATEKGYYQGPDGIRFGDKEGEIRTIEAIAHRQGVGDMLAEGPARFAKAIGHPEIALEVKGQSIPAYDPRGLKGMGIAYATSNRGACHLRAYTPASEVLGVPYKTDPLAWEGKGKLTKLFQDLSAFTDSLDLCKFSQFAEGPEEYAKQLSAYWGVPVTPEEILTIGERIYNLERYYNNLAGWAEGSDYLPERFLTVPSDCGGSQGQVTELDLMLQEYYQERGWDRGVVPPAKLQALGILGAAADD; this is encoded by the coding sequence ATGCTCGGCGGATACGCGTACAGGCTGGCCCATATCAACCTGTCCACCAAGGAGGTTCGGTACGAGGCCCCCAAGGAGGAGGACCTGAGGAAGTACGTGGGGGGGCGGGGCCTGGGGGTGAAGTACGTGTTTGAGAACGGCCCCCAGGTGGAGCCCTTCAGCCCGGACAACCTCCTCGCCATCATGAACGGGCCCCTCTCCGGCACCCGGGCCAAGATGTCCGGGAGGCTGGCCGTGGTCACCAAAAGCCCCCTCACCGGCACCGTCACCGACAGCCATATGGGGGGCTGGACGGCGGCCAAGCTCAAGTGGGCGGGGTTTGACGGCCTCCTGATCAAGGGGGCCTCGGACGCGCCCGTCTACCTCCTGGTCAAGGACGGGGAGGTGACCATCCACGACGCCTCCGACCTCTGGGGCAAGACCACCCACGAGGTCCACCGCATCCTGCGGGAGCGGCACGGGGAGGAGGCGGACGTAATGGCCATCGGCCCCGCCGGGGAGAACCTGGTCCGCTTCGCCAACTGGATCAACAACGACGAGCGGGCGGCGGGCCGCGGGGGCACCGGGGCGGTGGCGGGGAGCAAGAAGCTCAAGGCCATCGTGGTGGTGGGCAAGCAGGACCAGATGCCCCAGCCCAAGGACCCCGAGCTCTGGAAGGAGGCGGACCGGCTCGCCTCCGCCGCCATCAACGACCCCAAGAACGTCACCGCCCCCAAGAAGGGCGGCCTCTCCCTCTACGGCACCAACGTCCTGATGAACATCACCAACGTCATGGGGGCCCTCCCCACCTTCAACGCCCAGCACACCTGCATCGAGGGGGCGGAGAAGATCTCCGGCGAGTACATCCGGGAGCACCGGCTCATCAAGGACAACACCTGCCACGCCTGCCCGGTGGCCTGCAAGAAGATGGTGGAGGTCCACATCAACGGCAAGGCCATCCGGTTTGAGTCCTACGAGTACGAGTCCGCCTGGGCCCTGGGGGCGCACGCGGGCCACACGGACACCGACTGGACCGGGTACGCCATCTACCTCTGCAACGCCTACGGGATGGACACCATTGAGACGGGGAACGCCATCGCCGTCCTGATGGAGGCCACCGAGAAGGGCTACTACCAGGGGCCGGACGGGATCCGCTTCGGGGACAAGGAGGGGGAGATCCGGACCATAGAGGCCATCGCCCACCGCCAGGGGGTGGGGGACATGCTGGCCGAGGGCCCCGCCCGCTTCGCCAAGGCCATCGGCCACCCGGAGATCGCCCTCGAGGTCAAGGGCCAGTCCATCCCCGCCTACGACCCCCGGGGCCTCAAGGGGATGGGCATCGCCTACGCCACCTCCAACCGGGGGGCCTGCCACCTCCGGGCCTACACCCCGGCCTCGGAGGTCCTGGGCGTGCCCTACAAGACCGACCCCCTGGCCTGGGAGGGGAAGGGCAAGCTCACCAAGCTCTTCCAGGACCTCTCCGCCTTCACCGACTCCTTGGACCTCTGCAAGTTCAGCCAGTTCGCCGAGGGGCCCGAGGAGTACGCCAAGCAGCTTTCCGCCTACTGGGGCGTCCCGGTGACGCCGGAGGAGATCCTTACTATCGGGGAGCGGATCTACAACCTCGAGCGCTACTACAACAACCTGGCGGGCTGGGCCGAGGGCTCGGACTACCTGCCCGAGCGCTTCCTCACCGTCCCCTCGGACTGCGGGGGCTCCCAGGGCCAGGTCACGGAGCTGGACCTGATGCTCCAAGAGTACTACCAGGAGCGGGGCTGGGACCGGGGCGTGGTGCCCCCGGCCAAGCTCCAGGCCCTGGGGATCCTGGGCGCGGCGGCGGACGACTAA
- a CDS encoding ubiquitin-like small modifier protein 1: MPVVNLYATFRDLAGQSRVEVPGRTVGEVLSALVKRYPGLEAELFENGALAERATVFLRGRDVRYLQGLDTPLAEEDVLDLFPPVAGGQVFRRVYGALRPWLLEAYLKGLGARKEGEVFHLPGARVRFRELPPHRVGSLEVPQLEVEVEGPEALRWFEKLELYAARGGG, translated from the coding sequence ATGCCGGTGGTCAACCTGTACGCCACCTTCCGGGACCTGGCGGGCCAAAGCCGGGTGGAGGTCCCGGGCAGGACCGTGGGCGAGGTTCTTTCCGCCCTGGTCAAGCGCTACCCGGGCCTCGAGGCGGAGCTTTTTGAGAACGGGGCCCTGGCGGAGCGGGCCACCGTCTTCCTGAGGGGGAGGGACGTCCGCTACCTCCAGGGCCTGGACACCCCCCTGGCCGAGGAGGACGTCCTGGACCTCTTCCCCCCGGTGGCGGGCGGCCAGGTCTTCCGCCGGGTCTACGGGGCCCTGAGGCCCTGGCTCCTCGAGGCCTACCTCAAGGGCCTGGGGGCGCGGAAGGAGGGGGAGGTCTTCCACCTCCCCGGAGCCCGGGTCCGCTTCCGGGAACTCCCGCCCCACCGGGTGGGGAGCCTGGAGGTGCCCCAGCTCGAGGTGGAGGTGGAGGGGCCCGAGGCCCTCAGGTGGTTTGAGAAGCTGGAGCTCTACGCGGCCCGGGGCGGAGGGTAA